In Montipora foliosa isolate CH-2021 unplaced genomic scaffold, ASM3666993v2 scaffold_420, whole genome shotgun sequence, the following proteins share a genomic window:
- the LOC137988506 gene encoding uncharacterized protein: MTVHMFKLINLRGFNFRIYRHRLSCLKFEASEVDCVDIIDCPACPKNHGTLLESMDALFIGRKKAAGKSVREPLFGTAVFDNELQFDDFVQQHPTNTGGKESQEVYQYEARRKNQRKLYPVIIDSLEEFRLAYPVWILNNLLDEIHAQGQHHILQSVKLAIPIFHSYGHKANCQIKYSPRRVPGFGLTDGEVLERLWSYLRRFGKMTKEMWPNHRVDVLSDALLFYAKKKSANLGKLLSDHMKRAVVVIKDSEEELINLLASLTAPVRREEVAAWADQEAEWTGGLNKPVEHPSWTHGYVIYLKRYYEIRAKWEQESEPEKLQQLYAQMNKLERVLVDLEYKNGVTRRWTTSSEEYKIARDAASDRSKKAALINLHAKVIERWFLLSLKAKYADGHALSKRLSKQVTQATKSVRTALDNFNRLDCSPGWLLARSLEFDQVKNLEADVWLRSELISSASSEVPISVKRRAIDLFHLLDRGKEELDLLQEEMKNTVEHFTSQHRTLTTLILDSNISSLSKEAKGKNVFFKMKLLSVEGQLLELHNLFKGCIEISIPSFVFDQESIPVNSDREGDEDIDASDALLCLPESVDDALFSESECESDLGDELHDDRDSAFFSFSGT; encoded by the exons ATGACTGTGCATATGTTCAAGTTG ATTAATCTGAGAGGTTTCAATTTTAGGATATATCGTCATAGACTATCATGTTTGAAGTTTGAGGCAAGTGAAGTGGATTGCGTTGACATAATTGATTGCCCTGCTTGTCCCAAG AATCATGGAACTCTTCTGGAATCCATGGATGCATTGTTCATAGGTCGCAAAAAAGCAGCTGGCAAAAGTGTGAGGGAACCCCTGTTTGGAACAGCAGTATTTGATAATGAGCTACAGTTTGATGATTTTGTGCAGCAACACCCAACAAACACTGGAGGAAAGGAG TCCCAAGAGGTTTATCAATATGAAGCAAGGCGAAAG AATCAGAGGAAATTATATCCAGTCATAATTGACAGTCTTGAAGAATTCAG ACTTGCTTATCCAGTTTGGATTCTAAACAATCTTTTGgatgaaatacat GCTCAAGGGCAGCACCACATTTTGCAGTCTGTTAAGTTGGCAATTCCTATTTTTCATAGTTATGGACACAAAGCGAACTGCCAG ATTAAGTACAGTCCCCGGAGAGTACCTGGTTTTGGTCTCACTGATGGTGAAGTCCTCGAGAGACTTTGGTCCTATCTTCGAAGATTTGGAAAAATGACGAAGGAGATGTGGCCAAACCATAGGGTTGATGTGCTCTCCGATGCACTGTTGTTTTATGCCAAGAAGAAATCTGCTAACCTAG GTAAGCTGTTATCTGATCACATGAAGAGAGCAGTGGTGGTAATTAAAGATTCTGAGGAAGAATTGATTAACCTATTGGCCAGCCTCACAG CCCCAGTTCGAAGGGAAGAGGTTGCAGCATGGGCAGACCAGGAAGCAGAATGGACAGGAGGCTTAAACAAACCTGTTGAACATCCTTCGTGGACACATGGTTATGTAATATACTTGAAAAGGTACTATGAAATCCGAGCCAAGTGGGAGCAAGAATCCGAACCTGAAAAATTGCAGCAACTGTATGCTCAAATGAACAA GTTGGAACGTGTTCTGGTAGATTTAGAGTATAAGAATGGCGTCACTCGTCGGTGGACCACTTCTAGTGAGGAATACAAAATCGCGCGAGATGCTGCGTCCGACCGAAGTAAAAAGGCTGCTTTGATAAACCTACATGCCAAAGTTATTGAGCGGTGGTTCCTATTAAGTTTAAAGGCAAAATATGCAG atggTCATGCTCTTTCCAAACGGCTTTCAAAGCAGGTTACACAAGCCACAAAATCTGTGCGCACTGCTCTCGATAATTTCAACCGCCTGGATTGCAGCCCTGGTTGGTTATTGGCGCGATCCCTTGAGTTCGACCAAGTAAAGAACTTGGAAGCAGACGTGTGGCTAAGAAGTGAATTAATCAGTTCAGCCTCGTCAGAAGTCCCAATATCGGTCAAACGGAGGGCTATTGACTTGTTTCATTTGCTCGATCGAGGAAAAGAAGAATTGGACTTGCTTCAGGAAGAAATGAAGAACACAGTAGAGCACTTTACCAGCCAACATAGAACCCTTACCACCTTGATATTAGATTCTAATATTTCTTCTTTATCTAAAGAGGCGAAAGGCAAAAATGTGTTctttaaaatgaaactgttatcTGTTGAAGGACAACTTTTAGAGCTTCATAATTTGTTCAAAGGTTGCATTGAAATCTCAATTCCAAGCTTTGTTTTTGACCAGGAGAGTATTCCTGTGAACAGTGATCGTGAAGGGGATGAAGATATTGATGCCTCTGACGCGTTGCTGTGTCTTCCAGAAAGTGTAGATGATGCTCTGTTCAGTGAATCTGAATGCGAGAGTGATTTAGGCGATGAATTACATGACGATAGAGACAGtgcttttttcagtttttctggAACTTAG
- the LOC137988503 gene encoding uncharacterized protein encodes MQLLKLCLLESIDALFIGRNKAAGKSVREPLFGTAVFDNELQVDDFVEQHPTTTGGKEECSDFMAGNAVRSRSRYSALCETAIFGRACRHEFPKRFINMKQGERIRGNYIQS; translated from the exons atgcaattgctaaaattgtgtcttCTGGAATCCATTGATGCATTGTTCATAGGTCGCAATAAAGCAGCTGGCAAAAGTGTGAGGGAACCCCTGTTTGGAACAGCAGTATTTGATAATGAGCTACAGGTTGATGATTTTGTGGAGCAACACCCAACAACCACTGGAGGAAAGGAG GAATGTAGTGACTTCATGGCAGGGAATGCAGTCCGTTCAAGATCCCGCTATTCTGCACTCTGTGAAACGGCAATATTTGGGAGAGCTTGCCGCCATGAATTTCCCAAGAGGTTTATCAATATGAAGCAAGGCGAAAG AATCAGAGGAAATTATATCCAGTCATAA